In Euphorbia lathyris chromosome 9, ddEupLath1.1, whole genome shotgun sequence, the following are encoded in one genomic region:
- the LOC136206067 gene encoding uncharacterized protein: MGVKQAIKSIDAFPRAEEHLMQKTKSGAFVSVIGLVIMVTLFLHELMYYLGTDTVHEMSVDLKRGEALPIHINMTFPSLPCEVLSVDAIDMSGKHEVDLDTTIWKLRLDKTGEIIGSEFVSDLVEKDNTHKHGDGKEDPAAKLHANGFDQDAEGMIKKVKQALEDGEGCRVYGVLDVQRVAGNFHISVHGLNIFVAQMIFEGATHVNVSHIINELAFGPKYPGIHNPLDDTVRILHDTSGTFKYYIKIVPTEYKYISKHVLPTNQFSVTEYFSPMTEYDRTWPAVYFLYDLSPITVTIKEERRSFLHFVTRLCAVLGGTFALTGMLDRWMYRLVAAMTKPNTRL; encoded by the exons ATGGGAGTCAAACAGGCGATAAAGAGCATAGATGCCTTTCCTCGGGCAGAAGAGCACTTGATGCAGAAGACGAAATCGGGGGCATTTG TTTCCGTCATCGGTCTTGTCATAATGGTTACATTGTTCTTGCACGAGCTCATGTATTATCTGGGCACAGATACAGTTCATGAG ATGTCTGTAGACTTGAAACGTGGCGAAGCTCTTCCAATTCACATTAATATGACATTTCCTTCTTTGCCTTGTGAAG TTCTGAGTGTTGATGCAATTGACATGTCTGGAAAGCATGAAGTGGATCTTGATACAACTATATGGAAg CTTCGCCTAGACAAAACCGGCGAGATCATTGGCTCTGAATTTGTATCAGATCTTGTAGAAAAGGACAATACTCACAAACATG GTGATGGTAAAGAAGATCCTGCTGCAAAACTCCATGCTAATGGCTTTGATCAAGATGCTGAAGGTATGATCAAGAAGGTTAAGCAGGCTTTGGAAGATGGAGAAGGATGCCGG GTCTATGGTGTTTTAGATGTTCAAAGGGTTGCTGGAAATTTTCATATTTCAGTTCACGGGCTAAACATATTTGTTGCTCAAATG ATTTTTGAAGGAGCCACACATGTGAATGTCAGCCATATTATCAATGAATTAGCATTTGGTCCAAAATATCCTGGAATTCACAACCCTCTTGATGACACAGTACGGATTCTGCATGATACAAGTGGGACATTTAAATATTACATTAAG ATTGTTCCAACTGAGTACAAATACATCTCTAAACATGTTTTGCCGACCAATCAATTCTCTGTTACCGAGTATTTTTCCCCCATGACTGAATATGATAGGACATGGCCAG CGGTATACTTCCTATATGATTTGTCACCTATCACTGTGACAATCAAAGAAGAACGACGCAGTTTTCTTCATTTTGTTACTCGGCTTTGTGCAGTGTTAGGGGGTACATTTGCTCTAACAG